A genomic segment from Stenotrophomonas maltophilia encodes:
- a CDS encoding CBS domain-containing protein, whose translation MTTVRQLLDGKSPEVHAVAPDAAVIDAIRLMAEKGIGAVLVMDGPRLVGILSERDYARKIVLRDRSSRDTAVAEIMTAQVVTVSPGEQVEHCLQLVTDYRIRHLPVVEGAQVLGVISIGDLVKSVIDAQRRELDQLQQYIVAG comes from the coding sequence ATGACGACGGTACGGCAACTGTTGGACGGCAAGTCTCCTGAAGTACATGCGGTCGCGCCGGATGCGGCGGTGATCGATGCGATCCGGTTGATGGCGGAAAAGGGCATTGGTGCGGTACTGGTGATGGACGGGCCGCGGCTGGTCGGCATCCTGTCCGAGCGTGATTACGCGCGCAAGATCGTGCTGCGGGATCGTTCGTCGCGCGATACCGCGGTGGCGGAGATCATGACAGCGCAGGTGGTGACGGTGTCGCCCGGCGAGCAGGTGGAGCATTGCCTGCAGCTGGTGACCGATTACCGCATCCGCCATCTGCCGGTGGTGGAGGGGGCGCAGGTGCTGGGGGTGATCTCCATCGGCGACCTGGTGAAGTCGGTGATCGATGCGCAGCGGCGCGAGCTGGACCAGCTGCAGCAGTATATCGTCGCGGGATGA
- the mtgA gene encoding monofunctional biosynthetic peptidoglycan transglycosylase — protein MGAAGEQHKVEAAVDAPRRRRWRWKRLLWLPVLLAAFSCLQVLVLRFIDPPVSTVMLWRYGEALGEADWSYRLHYQWRDLDQMAPSLPISLVAAEDQRFPDHNGFDLQAIEKARDHNARGGRLRGASTISQQVAKNLFLWQGRSWIRKGLEVWYTVLIEALWPKERILEMYANIAEFGDGVYGAQAAAQKYWGKDAARLSPAESARLAAVLPAPRRYNAAAPGPYVQRRAAWIQRQARQLGGASYLSED, from the coding sequence ATGGGGGCAGCGGGAGAGCAGCACAAGGTAGAGGCGGCGGTGGACGCGCCGCGCCGGCGACGCTGGCGCTGGAAGCGGCTGCTGTGGCTGCCGGTGCTGCTGGCTGCCTTCAGCTGTCTGCAGGTGCTGGTGCTGCGGTTCATCGACCCGCCGGTGTCCACGGTGATGCTGTGGCGCTATGGCGAGGCGCTGGGCGAGGCCGACTGGTCCTATCGGCTGCATTACCAGTGGCGTGACCTCGACCAGATGGCCCCGAGCCTGCCGATCTCGCTGGTGGCGGCCGAGGACCAGCGCTTCCCTGACCACAACGGCTTTGACCTGCAGGCCATCGAAAAGGCCCGCGACCACAACGCCAGGGGCGGGCGCCTGCGCGGCGCCAGCACGATCAGCCAGCAGGTGGCCAAGAACCTGTTCCTGTGGCAGGGCCGCAGCTGGATCCGCAAGGGCCTGGAGGTCTGGTACACGGTGCTGATCGAGGCGCTGTGGCCCAAGGAGCGGATCCTGGAGATGTACGCCAACATCGCCGAGTTCGGTGATGGTGTGTACGGCGCGCAGGCGGCAGCGCAGAAATACTGGGGCAAGGACGCGGCCCGGCTGAGCCCGGCCGAGAGCGCGCGCCTGGCCGCGGTGCTGCCGGCACCGCGACGCTACAACGCGGCGGCACCGGGCCCCTATGTGCAGCGACGGGCCGCGTGGATCCAGCGCCAGGCGCGCCAGCTGGGCGGCGCGTCCTATCTGTCGGAGGACTGA
- a CDS encoding glycosyltransferase family 2 protein: MTRERLTFVIAAYNEALALPLLHPRLCAVLDGMPDIDGHILYVDDGSHDRTWEVIAGLAQADARVSALKLSRNFGKEAALTAGLDLVHEGAAMILDADGQDPPELVPQFVARWREGHDNVYGTRMARDGEAWIKRATAAVFYRVMGRLSRTPIPADTGDFRLLSPRALSALRGMRERHRFMKGLFSWVGFKRVAVPYHRHARVAGASKFSLWRLWNFALEGITGFSTVPLRAATYLGLATAAVAFVFGLWVIVKAALYGDRVAGWPTMMAVILFLGGVQLIALGLIGEYLGRLYEESKQRPLYLVDAWLASAVADSALQPTLGGQADDDGTATVGRQVS, from the coding sequence ATGACCCGCGAACGGCTCACTTTTGTCATCGCCGCCTATAACGAGGCCCTGGCACTGCCGCTGCTGCACCCGCGGCTGTGCGCGGTGCTCGATGGCATGCCCGACATCGACGGTCACATCCTCTATGTGGACGACGGCAGCCATGACCGCACCTGGGAAGTGATCGCCGGGCTGGCCCAGGCCGATGCACGCGTATCGGCGCTGAAGCTGTCGCGCAACTTCGGCAAGGAAGCGGCGCTGACCGCAGGCCTGGATCTGGTGCACGAAGGCGCGGCGATGATCCTCGATGCCGACGGCCAGGACCCGCCGGAGCTGGTGCCGCAGTTCGTCGCGCGCTGGCGCGAGGGCCATGACAACGTCTACGGCACGCGCATGGCCCGCGATGGCGAGGCCTGGATCAAGCGCGCCACGGCAGCGGTGTTCTATCGGGTGATGGGCCGCCTGTCGCGGACACCGATTCCGGCTGATACCGGAGATTTCCGCCTGCTGTCACCGCGCGCGCTGAGCGCCCTGCGCGGGATGCGCGAGCGCCACCGCTTCATGAAGGGGCTTTTCAGCTGGGTGGGATTCAAGCGGGTCGCCGTGCCCTATCACCGCCATGCGCGCGTGGCCGGCGCCAGCAAATTCAGCCTGTGGCGGCTGTGGAATTTCGCGCTGGAGGGCATCACCGGCTTCTCCACCGTACCGCTGCGGGCGGCGACTTACCTGGGGCTGGCAACTGCGGCGGTCGCCTTCGTGTTCGGCCTGTGGGTAATCGTAAAGGCTGCGCTGTATGGCGACCGGGTGGCGGGCTGGCCAACGATGATGGCGGTGATCCTGTTCCTGGGCGGCGTGCAGCTGATCGCACTTGGCCTGATCGGCGAGTATCTGGGGCGGCTGTACGAGGAGTCCAAGCAGCGGCCGTTGTATCTGGTTGACGCCTGGCTAGCATCCGCCGTGGCAGACTCGGCCCTGCAACCCACCCTCGGAGGGCAGGCAGATGACGACGGTACGGCAACTGTTGGACGGCAAGTCTCCTGA